CGGGCGGGAGCTTCCTGCCCGCCAACCTGGCCTGCCTGCACCCCGGCGACGAGCTGAAATTCGTGGTGGCGGACTGGGCGGACGTGGACTTCGCGCTGGACTTCGTGCGCACGCAGCCGCTGCCCACGGGCGTGCGCTGTCGCATCAGCCCGGCCTGGGGCGCGCTGGATCTGCCAGAGTTGGCCCGGCGCATCCTGGAGAGCGGGCTGGACGTGGCGCTGGCCCTGCAGCTGCACAAACAGATTTGGGGAGCGGAGGCCCAAGGCGTATGAAGCGGAACTTGGCCGTGGTGCTGGCCTCGGGCGGAATGGATTCCTGTGTCACGCTGGCCGAGGCCGTGGCCGGCGGACTGGAGCCCGCGCTGATGCACGTGCAATATGGGCAGCGCACCCAGCGCCGCGAGCGCCTCGCCTTCACGTACATCGCCGACCATTACTGCGTGCCCGCCGAGCGCCGCCTGGTGGTGGACATCTCGCACCTGGCCGCCATCGGCGGCTCCTCGCTCACCGATCCGGCCGAACCCGTGGCGGACGGCCACCTGGACGCACCCGGCGTGCCGCGCACCTACGTGCCCTTCCGCAACGGCAACCTGATCAGCATCGCCGCCAGCTGGGCCGAGGTGCTGGGGGCGGAGTCCATCTGGCTGGGCGTGGTGGAGGAGGATGGCTCGGGCTATCCCGACTGCCGTGCCGGGTTCATCCGCGCCATGGAGCTGGCCCTGCGCCTGGGCTCGGCGGGCGGCGGCGAACTGCGGATCGAGACGCCGCTCATCGCCCTGGACAAGGCCGGCATCGTCCGGCGCGGCCTGGAGCTGGAGGCGCCCTTCGCCCTCACCTGGAGCTGCTACCGCGAGGAGGAGCGCGCCTGTGGCACCTGCGACTCCTGCCTGCTGCGGCTGCGCGGCTTCCAGCGCGCCGGGGCGACGGACCCCATTCCCTATCGCCAGGATTCGGCCGGCCGCTAGTTCGGCGGACTTCTACTGCAGCAGCCGCGGATTGAGCAGCGGGCCCTGGGCCAGGAGCCAGAGCGCCTGGGCCTGGCCACCCTGCTCCAGGCTATCCGGCCAGGCGTCCCGCAGAGCTCCCAGGGTCTCCGCCAGCCGGCGTGCCTGGGGCAGCAGCAGCGGGCCCGAGTCCCGCAACAGGCTCGTCAGCAGTTCGGCGGCCCGCTCCGGTTGCGCCGACAGCAGGGCCAGCCGGATCTCCTCCACCCGTCGGGTCTCGCTCGCGTGGGTCCCGCGCATCTCAGCCTCCGTGTGTGACAGCGGCCGCCCCCCGGAGCGACGGACCCGCGACTGGGCGCGGGTCCGACAGGGGAGGGCTGCAAACTTCTCTACTTCACCAGGTGCAGGATCTGCGTGCTCAGGCCGGCGGAACTCTCCAGCACGGCCAGGTAGGCGCCGCTGGCCAGCTGGCCGGCGGACCAGCGCAGCTCGTGCCGACCGGCTTCCAGGGTGCCGTCCAGCAGCACGGCCACGCGCTGGCCGGCCACGTTGTAGATGCTCAGCCGCACGTGGCCGCTCTGCGCCAGCTCGATGGGCAGGGCCGTGCTCGGATTGAAGGGGTTCGGGTAGGCCGGGCGCAGGCTGGTGCCCACGGGCAGCTCGCCGGCCAGGCCGTCGTTCAGGCCGCTGCGGTTGCTGAAGTTGGTCTCCTCGACGTACTCCTTGCCCGGGCCCTTGGGGGCGAAGGTCACGATGATGCTCATCGTGTCGGACACCGCCTGGCCGTCGTTCACGTAGTAGTGGAAGGTGTGGTCCAGGCCCGGCAGGATCTCCACCGTGAAGATGTCCTCGGTCTGCGCCACACCGTCGATCACGTAGGTCAGGCTGTCGGAGTCCACGTCCCAACCCGCCAGCTGGATGTGCTGCACACCGCCCTCCAGGATGTGCGCCAGAACGGGGCTGGCCTGGGGCGCGTCGTTCACCGGCAGCACGTGCACCAGCAGCAGGGCGGTCTCGCCGCAGCCGGCGGCGTCGCAGGCCGTGTAGGTAAAGCTGTAGTCGCCCGCCGCGTTGGCCGGCGGCGTCCAGTTGAAGGTGTCGCCCGCGATCAGCTGGCCGTTGACCAGATACTGCAGGGTGTCCGCATCCGCGTCG
The Candidatus Delongbacteria bacterium genome window above contains:
- the queC gene encoding 7-cyano-7-deazaguanine synthase QueC; its protein translation is MKRNLAVVLASGGMDSCVTLAEAVAGGLEPALMHVQYGQRTQRRERLAFTYIADHYCVPAERRLVVDISHLAAIGGSSLTDPAEPVADGHLDAPGVPRTYVPFRNGNLISIAASWAEVLGAESIWLGVVEEDGSGYPDCRAGFIRAMELALRLGSAGGGELRIETPLIALDKAGIVRRGLELEAPFALTWSCYREEERACGTCDSCLLRLRGFQRAGATDPIPYRQDSAGR